A genomic window from Diospyros lotus cultivar Yz01 chromosome 2, ASM1463336v1, whole genome shotgun sequence includes:
- the LOC127795517 gene encoding heavy metal-associated isoprenylated plant protein 29-like: MTIVEMRVHMDCPGCENKIKKALQKLNGVDDIDIDMQMQKVTVTGWADRKRVLKTVRKTGRKAEFWPFPYNPEYHDFTRYYYQQNHHQQYSHSYIPEATSSYYYSQPQPSSSYNYRVHGYNGHDHGYFQQPPYSTILDEKASSLFSDDNINACTIV, translated from the exons ATGACG ATTGTGGAGATGAGAGTTCACATGGATTGTCCTGGATGTGAGAACAAGATAAAGAAAGCTCTTCAAAAGCTCAATG GAGTAGATGACATAGACATAGACATGCAGATGCAGAAAGTGACGGTGACCGGCTGGGCCGACCGGAAAAGGGTTCTGAAAACGGTGAGGAAAACGGGCAGAAAGGCCGAGTTTTGGCCATTTCCATACAACCCAGAATACCACGACTTCACCCGTTACTATTACCAGCAAAACCATCACCAGCAGTACAGCCATAGCTATATTCCTGAAGCCACCTCCTCCTACTACTACTCTCAGCCTCAGCCTTCTTCGTCCTACAACTATCGGGTTCATGGCTACAACGGCCACGACCACGGCTACTTTCAACAGCCGCCTTATTCCACAATTCTCGACGAGAAGGCTAGTTCCTTGTTCAGTGATGACAATATCAATGCCTGCACCATAGTGTGA